From the Burkholderia glumae LMG 2196 = ATCC 33617 genome, one window contains:
- a CDS encoding PhoX family protein: MTAPTQLSRRHALKLLVGAPMLPLGGLALPALLTGCGSDEPGGTPAAGGGATSAASFAAAAFVSMPAPTLADPAAMASTTVGSTLSVSLTDGSTHDYKLAYRPFFTTGDRVPDGNGGTLLAGGYYDIANQPIVDRSKAGSERQFFSDCPDGSSLLTLANAKVPGVKGRPVFAVVQFEYATRNQNGDSTYGQLPSPIAVLTLDQDPDTGALTLVKYHNVDTSAAHGLWITCGASLSPWNTHLSSEEYEPDATRAATDAQFLAFSRNTFGSAGAANPYHYGHLPEVTVNPDGTGTIRKHYCLGRISHELIQVMPDQRTVMMGDDATNGGLFMFVADQPADLSAGTLYVAKWNQTSSAGAGAATLTWLRIGHATSAEIEALANTLKASDIMDLSTTDPADASYTAIHYGGKFNWIRIKPGMEKAAAFLETHRYAALIGASMGFTKLEGTTVDARDKVVYTAMSRIETSMVKGNPVSRDVALDRKISAGAVYALNLKGGQRDTSGAAIDSDWVPVDMSAPAALVGEDLATADALGNTANPERIANPDNLKFSQKLRTLFIGEDSGMHVNNFLWAYQVDTKTLSRVLSCPSGAESTGLHAVDEIHGWTYIMSNFQHPGDWESPLHDKVKATLDPLVRARYKDRFGASVGYLTAEASAIRLGK, translated from the coding sequence ATGACCGCGCCGACCCAACTCTCCCGCCGCCACGCGCTGAAACTGCTCGTCGGCGCGCCAATGCTGCCGCTTGGCGGCCTCGCCTTGCCCGCGCTGCTGACCGGCTGCGGCAGCGATGAGCCGGGCGGCACGCCGGCCGCCGGCGGCGGCGCCACCTCCGCGGCCAGCTTCGCGGCCGCGGCGTTCGTCTCGATGCCCGCGCCGACGCTCGCCGATCCGGCCGCGATGGCCAGCACCACGGTCGGCTCGACGCTGTCAGTCTCGCTTACCGATGGCAGCACGCACGACTACAAGCTCGCCTACCGGCCGTTCTTCACGACGGGCGACCGGGTGCCGGACGGCAACGGCGGCACGCTGCTCGCGGGCGGCTACTACGACATCGCCAACCAGCCGATCGTCGATCGCTCGAAGGCCGGCAGCGAACGCCAGTTCTTCTCGGACTGCCCGGACGGCAGCTCGCTGCTCACGCTGGCCAACGCGAAGGTGCCCGGCGTGAAGGGCCGGCCGGTGTTCGCGGTGGTGCAGTTCGAATACGCCACCCGCAACCAGAACGGCGACTCGACCTACGGCCAGCTGCCGTCGCCGATCGCGGTGCTCACGCTCGACCAGGACCCGGACACCGGCGCGCTCACGCTCGTCAAGTATCACAACGTCGACACCTCGGCGGCGCATGGCCTCTGGATCACCTGCGGCGCGAGCCTGTCGCCCTGGAACACCCATCTGTCGAGCGAGGAATACGAGCCGGACGCGACCCGGGCCGCCACCGACGCGCAGTTCCTCGCGTTCAGCCGGAACACGTTCGGCAGCGCGGGCGCGGCGAACCCCTACCATTACGGCCACCTGCCCGAGGTGACGGTGAACCCGGACGGCACCGGCACGATCCGCAAGCACTACTGCCTCGGCCGGATCTCGCACGAGCTGATCCAGGTGATGCCGGACCAGCGGACCGTGATGATGGGCGACGACGCCACCAACGGCGGCCTGTTCATGTTCGTCGCCGACCAGCCGGCCGACCTGTCGGCCGGCACGCTGTACGTGGCGAAGTGGAACCAGACGTCGTCGGCCGGCGCCGGCGCCGCGACGCTGACGTGGCTGCGCATCGGCCACGCCACCAGCGCCGAGATCGAGGCGCTCGCCAACACGCTGAAGGCCTCGGACATCATGGACCTCTCGACCACCGACCCGGCCGACGCGTCGTACACCGCGATCCACTACGGCGGCAAGTTCAACTGGATTCGCATCAAGCCGGGCATGGAGAAGGCCGCGGCCTTCCTCGAGACGCATCGCTACGCCGCGCTGATCGGCGCCAGCATGGGCTTCACGAAGCTCGAGGGCACGACGGTGGACGCACGGGACAAGGTGGTCTACACGGCGATGTCGCGGATCGAGACCTCGATGGTCAAGGGCAACCCGGTATCGCGCGACGTGGCGCTGGATCGCAAGATTTCGGCCGGCGCCGTCTATGCGCTGAACCTCAAGGGCGGCCAGCGCGACACCTCGGGCGCGGCGATCGACAGCGACTGGGTGCCGGTGGACATGAGCGCGCCGGCCGCCCTGGTGGGCGAGGATCTCGCCACGGCCGACGCGCTCGGCAACACGGCGAACCCGGAGCGGATCGCCAACCCGGACAATCTGAAGTTCTCGCAGAAGCTGCGCACGCTGTTCATCGGCGAGGATTCCGGCATGCACGTGAACAACTTCCTGTGGGCCTACCAGGTCGACACGAAAACGCTCTCGCGCGTGCTGTCGTGCCCGTCCGGGGCGGAATCGACCGGCCTGCACGCGGTCGATGAAATTCATGGCTGGACCTACATCATGAGCAACTTTCAGCACCCCGGCGATTGGGAGTCGCCGCTTCACGACAAGGTGAAGGCAACGCTCGACCCATTAGTGAGAGCCCGTTACAAGGACCGCTTCGGCGCGAGCGTGGGCTACCTGACAGCCGAAGCCAGCGCGATTCGCCTCGGGAAATGA
- a CDS encoding ammonium transporter: MDNLKSAADTLFLLLGAAMVLAMHAGFAFLELGTVRKKNQVNALVKILVDFSVSTIAYFFVGYTVAYGIEFFDDIGTLAQHNGYALVRFFFLLTFAAAIPAIVSGGIAERAKFNPQLIATSVIVGLVYPFFEGIAWNNRFGIEDWLARAFGAPFHDFAGSVVVHAFGGWIALPAVILLGARHGRYSKDGRIAAHPPSNIPFLALGAWVLAVGWFGFNVMSAQTLDKISGLVAVNSLMAMVGGTLAAWFAGRNDPGFTYNGPLAGLVAVCAGSDIMHPLGALATGAVAGALFVVMFTCVQNRWRIDDVLGVWPLHGLCGALGGIAAGVFGQPALGGLGGVSLVSQLIGTLGGIAIALAGGTLVYGVLKLTLGLRLDQEAEFDGADLSIHRITATPERD, from the coding sequence ATGGACAACCTGAAATCGGCGGCCGACACCTTGTTTCTCCTTCTCGGTGCGGCCATGGTGCTGGCGATGCACGCGGGCTTCGCCTTCCTCGAGCTCGGCACCGTGCGCAAGAAGAACCAGGTCAACGCACTCGTGAAGATCCTCGTCGACTTCTCGGTGTCCACCATCGCCTACTTCTTCGTCGGCTACACGGTGGCCTATGGCATCGAGTTCTTCGACGACATCGGCACGCTCGCGCAGCACAACGGCTACGCGCTGGTGCGCTTCTTCTTCCTGCTGACGTTCGCCGCCGCGATTCCGGCGATCGTCTCGGGCGGCATCGCCGAGCGCGCGAAGTTCAACCCGCAGCTGATCGCGACCTCGGTGATCGTGGGCCTCGTCTATCCGTTCTTCGAAGGCATCGCCTGGAACAACCGCTTCGGCATCGAGGACTGGCTGGCGCGCGCGTTCGGCGCGCCGTTCCACGATTTCGCCGGCTCGGTGGTGGTGCATGCGTTCGGCGGCTGGATCGCGCTGCCGGCCGTGATCCTGCTCGGCGCGCGCCATGGCCGCTATTCGAAGGACGGCCGGATCGCCGCGCATCCGCCCTCGAACATCCCGTTCCTCGCGCTCGGCGCCTGGGTGCTCGCGGTGGGCTGGTTCGGCTTCAACGTGATGAGCGCGCAGACGCTCGACAAAATCAGCGGGCTGGTGGCCGTCAACTCGCTGATGGCGATGGTGGGCGGCACGCTGGCCGCCTGGTTCGCGGGCCGCAACGACCCCGGCTTCACCTACAACGGCCCGCTCGCCGGGCTGGTGGCCGTCTGCGCCGGCTCGGACATCATGCATCCGCTCGGCGCGCTGGCCACCGGCGCGGTGGCGGGCGCGCTGTTCGTGGTGATGTTCACCTGCGTGCAGAACCGCTGGCGCATCGACGACGTGCTCGGCGTGTGGCCGCTGCACGGCCTGTGCGGCGCGCTCGGCGGGATCGCGGCGGGTGTGTTCGGCCAGCCGGCGCTGGGCGGGCTCGGCGGCGTGTCGCTGGTCTCGCAGCTGATCGGCACGCTCGGCGGGATCGCGATCGCGCTGGCGGGCGGCACGCTGGTCTACGGCGTGCTGAAGCTCACGCTCGGGCTGCGGCTCGATCAGGAGGCCGAGTTCGACGGGGCCGATCTGTCGATCCATCGCATCACGGCGACGCCGGAGCGCGACTGA
- a CDS encoding Rrf2 family transcriptional regulator, producing the protein MNTSSRFAFAVHVLALLSQQEGVPLSSEIIAGSVNTNPALIRRLLLRLAAAGLTRSQLGAGGGALLAREPDSITLLDVYRAVDDAQLFALHREAPNPDCLVGRHIQSVLSVYIDDARRAMEASLAARTLADVTADVLREEGAGAA; encoded by the coding sequence ATGAACACCAGCAGCCGGTTCGCCTTCGCCGTTCACGTGCTCGCCTTGCTGTCGCAACAGGAGGGCGTGCCGCTGTCGTCCGAGATCATCGCGGGCAGCGTCAACACGAATCCGGCGCTGATCCGCCGCCTGCTGTTGAGGCTGGCGGCGGCGGGGCTCACCCGCTCGCAGCTCGGTGCCGGCGGCGGCGCGTTGCTGGCGCGCGAGCCGGACTCGATCACGCTGCTCGACGTGTACCGGGCGGTGGACGATGCGCAGTTGTTTGCGCTGCACCGCGAGGCGCCGAATCCGGACTGCCTGGTCGGGCGGCATATTCAGAGCGTGCTGAGCGTCTATATCGACGACGCGCGGCGCGCGATGGAAGCCTCGCTCGCCGCGCGCACGCTGGCCGACGTGACGGCCGACGTGCTGCGCGAGGAGGGCGCCGGCGCGGCGTAG
- a CDS encoding NAD(P)-dependent oxidoreductase: MSSRILNIALFGASGMIGSRIAAEAARRGHRVTALSRRPGASAGNLRAHAADLFDAAGVAAALAGQDVVASAYGPGRGQAEEVVRATRALVEAARAAGIKRLVVVGGAGSLEVAPGRQLVDADGFPAEYKAVALAHRAALDGELRPASDLDWTFFAPAAMIAPGERTGTFRTGTGALIRDAAGNSRISAEDYAVAFVDAIEQGRFVREVATVAY; the protein is encoded by the coding sequence ATGTCGTCACGCATCTTGAATATCGCGCTGTTCGGCGCATCGGGCATGATCGGTTCGCGGATCGCGGCGGAAGCGGCGCGGCGCGGACACCGCGTGACGGCGCTGTCGCGGCGGCCGGGCGCGAGCGCGGGCAACCTGAGGGCGCACGCGGCCGACCTGTTCGACGCGGCCGGCGTCGCGGCGGCGCTGGCCGGGCAGGACGTGGTGGCGAGCGCCTACGGGCCGGGCCGCGGCCAGGCCGAGGAGGTGGTCCGCGCCACGCGCGCGCTCGTCGAGGCGGCCCGGGCGGCGGGCATCAAGCGCCTCGTGGTGGTGGGCGGGGCCGGTTCGCTGGAGGTGGCGCCGGGCCGGCAGCTCGTCGATGCCGACGGCTTTCCGGCCGAGTACAAGGCGGTCGCGCTCGCGCATCGCGCCGCGCTCGACGGCGAGCTGCGCCCGGCCAGCGACCTCGACTGGACGTTCTTCGCCCCGGCGGCGATGATCGCGCCGGGCGAGCGCACCGGCACGTTCCGCACCGGCACGGGCGCGCTGATCCGCGACGCCGCAGGCAACAGCCGGATCTCGGCCGAGGACTACGCGGTCGCGTTCGTCGATGCGATCGAGCAGGGGCGGTTCGTGCGCGAGGTGGCGACGGTCGCCTATTGA
- a CDS encoding Lrp/AsnC family transcriptional regulator, producing the protein MDHIDRKLLELLQADATLPISELAQKVNLSQTPCWKRIQRLKDTGAIRAQVALCDARKLGVGTTVFVAVRTNQHTEEWANTFTRAVREIPEVVEVYRMSGETDYLLRVVVADIADYDRVYKLLIRTVPLSDVSSSFAMEQIKYSTALPVRCEAAIV; encoded by the coding sequence ATGGACCATATCGATCGCAAGTTGCTGGAACTGCTGCAGGCCGACGCGACGCTGCCGATCTCGGAACTCGCCCAAAAGGTGAACCTGTCGCAGACGCCTTGCTGGAAGCGCATCCAGCGCCTCAAGGACACCGGCGCGATCCGCGCGCAGGTGGCGCTTTGCGACGCGCGCAAGCTCGGCGTGGGCACCACCGTGTTCGTGGCGGTGCGGACCAACCAGCACACCGAGGAATGGGCGAACACGTTCACGCGGGCGGTGCGCGAGATTCCGGAAGTGGTCGAGGTGTACCGGATGAGCGGCGAGACCGATTACCTGCTGCGCGTGGTGGTGGCCGACATCGCCGACTACGATCGCGTCTACAAGCTGCTGATCCGCACGGTGCCGCTGTCCGACGTCAGCTCGTCGTTCGCGATGGAGCAGATCAAGTATTCGACCGCGCTGCCGGTGCGCTGCGAGGCGGCCATCGTCTAG
- a CDS encoding FUSC family protein — protein MRYSIEIRKFLYSQYFFGGLRIAVGVSLPAVLCLIVFHERDLGFTIATGALGACVVDMPGPLKYKHNEMLACSVIGFLSALATGLATPNIFALWLTIVPLTFVLSLIVVYGNRWPQISFATLFMMVMTLEDTFTPLQALVNAAWILAGGLWYTYWATFVSRWQARRIEQQALADSFFALAGYLLARAEFYDLDADLDDCYRNLVLKQVAAVESQETARDIVLRNLPKLRHGKLDAARTMMFNLFINSVDLHEMFVGAHTDYSLVRSTFGGSDLLIFYRDLIRKAAGDLETVGLAVLENRAPQSRTSVKAELRAIEYEIELMRKKNFPATNPEAYAAVLATFRRIWSATRLIDKMRRSLTDTPDGTRTEIRIDKTLARFLQRRRLSPMLIFSNLSLRSPSFRHALRVTVAVAVAFWLGRLLPLTNAYWIVMTTIIILKPGYSLTKQRNAQRIVGTLLGCAISIALIYTVKSPALLIAIMFGSMVMSYSLLLFNYAASVVFTSSYVLLMFHLLAPGSMRIIGERAIDTVVGCMIAIAASRLFPYWEYRAMGKLVAEVLATTRKYFEAAWRVGRGQTQGAPSVAAVDGAAVVPAVAAAAEAAAKDAAKGSPLEDDYPYRLARKNVHIAFANLGQAFQRMMIEPKAQQRFVPELNDLLVQTHVLGAQITAAAPLLRNTSEEAGPGSYAALQKGLAQVRENLEQAEAGTPPPADQAELTKQLTRELDSMVVAAEKSETAGADMVRDLKELAHQCKQMLASSLLIRKDASLIRLPQ, from the coding sequence ATGCGCTATTCGATCGAAATCAGGAAGTTCCTCTACAGCCAGTATTTCTTCGGCGGGCTGCGCATCGCGGTCGGTGTCTCGCTGCCGGCGGTGCTCTGCCTGATCGTGTTCCACGAGCGCGACCTCGGCTTCACGATCGCCACCGGCGCGCTCGGCGCCTGCGTGGTGGACATGCCCGGCCCGCTCAAGTACAAGCACAACGAGATGCTGGCCTGCAGCGTGATCGGCTTCCTGTCGGCGCTCGCCACGGGCCTGGCCACGCCGAACATCTTCGCGCTGTGGCTGACCATCGTGCCGCTCACCTTCGTGCTGTCGCTGATCGTGGTGTACGGCAACCGCTGGCCGCAGATCAGCTTCGCCACGCTGTTCATGATGGTGATGACGCTGGAGGACACCTTCACGCCGCTGCAGGCGCTCGTCAACGCGGCGTGGATTCTCGCGGGCGGGCTCTGGTACACCTACTGGGCGACTTTCGTGTCGCGCTGGCAGGCGCGCCGCATCGAGCAGCAGGCGCTGGCCGACAGCTTCTTCGCGCTGGCCGGCTACCTGCTCGCGCGTGCCGAGTTCTACGACCTCGACGCCGACCTCGACGACTGCTACCGCAACCTCGTGCTCAAGCAGGTGGCCGCCGTCGAATCGCAGGAAACCGCGCGCGACATCGTGCTGCGCAACCTGCCGAAGCTGCGCCACGGCAAGCTCGACGCGGCGCGCACCATGATGTTCAACCTGTTCATCAACAGCGTGGACCTGCACGAGATGTTCGTCGGCGCGCATACCGACTACTCGCTGGTGCGCAGCACGTTCGGCGGCTCGGACCTGCTGATCTTCTATCGCGACCTGATCCGCAAGGCGGCCGGCGACCTCGAAACCGTGGGCCTGGCCGTGCTGGAGAACCGGGCCCCGCAGTCACGCACCAGCGTGAAGGCCGAGCTGCGCGCGATCGAGTACGAGATCGAGCTGATGCGCAAGAAGAATTTCCCGGCCACCAACCCGGAGGCCTACGCGGCGGTGCTCGCCACGTTCCGGCGGATCTGGAGCGCGACGCGCCTGATCGACAAGATGCGCCGCTCGCTGACCGACACGCCCGACGGCACGCGCACCGAGATCAGGATCGACAAGACGCTCGCGCGCTTCCTGCAGCGCCGCCGGCTCTCGCCGATGCTGATCTTCTCGAACCTGAGCCTGCGCTCGCCGAGCTTTCGCCACGCGCTGCGCGTGACGGTGGCGGTGGCCGTGGCGTTCTGGCTCGGCCGGCTCCTGCCGCTCACCAACGCGTACTGGATCGTGATGACCACCATCATCATCCTGAAGCCCGGCTATTCGCTGACCAAGCAGCGCAACGCGCAGCGGATCGTCGGCACGCTGCTCGGCTGCGCGATCAGCATCGCGCTGATCTACACGGTGAAGTCGCCGGCACTGCTGATCGCCATCATGTTCGGCTCGATGGTGATGAGCTACAGCCTGCTGCTGTTCAACTACGCGGCCAGCGTGGTGTTCACCTCGTCCTACGTGCTGCTGATGTTCCACCTGCTCGCGCCGGGCAGCATGCGCATCATCGGCGAGCGCGCGATCGACACCGTGGTGGGCTGCATGATCGCGATCGCGGCGAGCCGGCTGTTCCCGTACTGGGAATATCGCGCGATGGGCAAGCTGGTGGCCGAGGTGCTCGCCACCACCCGCAAGTACTTCGAGGCCGCGTGGCGCGTGGGGCGCGGGCAGACCCAGGGCGCGCCGTCGGTGGCGGCCGTGGACGGTGCGGCGGTGGTGCCGGCCGTGGCGGCCGCGGCCGAGGCGGCGGCCAAGGACGCGGCGAAGGGCTCGCCGCTCGAGGACGATTATCCGTACCGGCTCGCGCGCAAGAACGTTCACATCGCATTCGCGAATCTGGGCCAGGCGTTCCAGCGCATGATGATCGAGCCGAAGGCGCAGCAGCGCTTCGTGCCCGAACTGAACGACCTTCTGGTGCAGACGCACGTGCTGGGCGCGCAGATCACGGCGGCCGCGCCGCTGCTGCGCAATACCAGCGAGGAGGCCGGGCCGGGCAGCTACGCGGCGCTGCAGAAGGGCCTCGCGCAGGTGCGCGAGAATCTCGAGCAGGCCGAGGCCGGCACGCCGCCGCCCGCCGACCAGGCCGAGCTGACGAAGCAGCTCACCCGTGAGCTCGACTCGATGGTGGTCGCGGCGGAAAAATCGGAGACGGCCGGCGCGGACATGGTGCGCGACCTGAAGGAACTCGCGCATCAGTGCAAGCAGATGCTCGCCTCGTCGCTGCTGATCCGCAAGGATGCGAGCCTGATCCGGCTACCGCAGTGA
- the recC gene encoding exodeoxyribonuclease V subunit gamma, with amino-acid sequence MLHLFYSNRQEVLADALIDHLASHPGAAGPWAAQQVIVPSAALRRRLELDIAARHGICANVSFSYLAQWLWAQIGQVLRVPPRSPFAPDRLVWRCYRLLSHGAGSGAGPAPWLASPRLAGYLAAADAPMRYELAHRLASVFDHYLTYRPEWLAAWRDGASIVALEGPPALGAEAARDDEQWQAALWRALVAELAEDGEPPAHRFLHEAPSLAPGPDTLAAWPGAVSVFALPTMPPLHVALLRELSRWIDVRIYALNPCSEFWFDIVTAARAESLDAAGQLDYQQVGHPLLAEWGRQTQAQLHMLHELTETAASTDAARYEPNPGRSWLARIQNAILALQPEAELGPPPGQHGIEVHVCHSLARQLEVLHDRLLAAFADDPALAPSDVLVAVADLAAAGPLIDAVFGTQAAQDAARVPYRITGLPPSQANPIARVLLDWLALPEREVGAPELVEWLRVDAVAARYGIDAAALETVQTWLAAAGARRGLAAAAREPDGAAAPGVRASRHTFADALARLFLGYAMPDGAAPVGAYLPVDGPEGGEAELLGRLARFTDDLDWFAGRIAGEATPEAWSEIFADALARFFDSGAPYADALSDVRDALDALLAAVREGAPALPMPAAVVRAGLAAELDDPARGGVPWGGVTFSSLTSLRGLPYRVVCLVGMDDGVLPSLARADEFDLMAVYAKLGDRQRRDDERNLFLDLLLAARDRLVITYTGRSIRDNAPLPPAALVDELLDHVAMVAAGPDASPAAIEAARRGFVVEHPLQPFSADYFAAGGALYSYDAGRAELAARLARGTMQAAAPFFAAPLPPEPDAPLAFGDFERFWRHPARALLRERLGVVLTDAQAELIDTEPFALDYAGSDALAARVLPMFVETDGASVAELARRVADASPELPGGATGTVWREQALGALERLAANVRRALAGGAERRAFALEVRPAWPAGETWFGRFDAELAADAVRAPLLLHGTLNRLTPAGQVIYRHARPGARDHLSAWLAHLVYCAIEPGGPRRTLWLGSGDGFELAPVADPLAHLAPLAALFRAGRRMPLAFFPKSAWALVSGGEAKAAGVWINERVASEADDAALAIAWRGAKLSLDAPFPALARLVFDPLVAHLRSAA; translated from the coding sequence ATGCTCCACCTCTTTTACTCGAATCGTCAGGAAGTGCTTGCCGACGCGCTGATCGACCATCTCGCCTCGCATCCGGGCGCGGCGGGCCCCTGGGCCGCGCAGCAGGTGATCGTGCCGAGCGCCGCGCTGCGCCGGCGGCTCGAGCTCGACATCGCCGCGCGGCACGGCATCTGCGCGAACGTGAGCTTCAGCTATCTGGCGCAGTGGTTGTGGGCGCAGATCGGGCAGGTGCTGCGCGTGCCGCCGCGTTCGCCGTTCGCGCCGGACCGGCTGGTCTGGCGTTGCTACCGGCTGCTGTCGCACGGCGCCGGCAGCGGCGCCGGCCCGGCGCCGTGGCTCGCCTCGCCGCGCCTGGCCGGCTACCTCGCCGCGGCCGACGCGCCGATGCGCTACGAACTCGCGCACCGCCTCGCCTCGGTGTTCGACCATTACCTGACCTACCGGCCCGAATGGCTGGCCGCCTGGCGCGACGGCGCTTCGATCGTCGCGCTCGAAGGCCCGCCCGCGCTCGGCGCCGAGGCCGCGCGCGACGACGAGCAGTGGCAGGCGGCGCTGTGGCGCGCGCTGGTGGCCGAGCTGGCCGAGGACGGCGAGCCCCCCGCGCACCGCTTCCTGCACGAGGCGCCGTCGCTCGCGCCCGGCCCGGACACGCTCGCCGCCTGGCCCGGCGCGGTCAGCGTGTTCGCGCTGCCGACCATGCCGCCGCTGCACGTCGCGCTGCTGCGCGAGCTGTCGCGCTGGATCGACGTGCGGATCTACGCGCTCAATCCGTGCAGCGAATTCTGGTTCGACATCGTCACCGCCGCACGCGCCGAATCGCTCGACGCGGCCGGGCAGCTCGACTACCAGCAGGTCGGCCATCCGCTGCTGGCCGAATGGGGCCGCCAGACCCAGGCGCAGCTGCACATGCTGCACGAGCTGACCGAGACCGCCGCGTCCACTGATGCCGCGCGCTACGAGCCGAATCCGGGCCGCAGCTGGCTCGCACGGATCCAGAACGCGATCCTCGCACTGCAGCCCGAGGCCGAGCTCGGGCCGCCGCCCGGGCAGCACGGCATCGAGGTCCACGTCTGCCACAGCCTCGCGCGGCAGCTGGAGGTGCTGCACGACCGCCTGCTCGCCGCGTTTGCCGACGATCCCGCGCTCGCGCCCTCGGACGTGCTGGTGGCGGTGGCCGATCTGGCCGCGGCCGGCCCGCTGATCGACGCGGTATTCGGCACCCAGGCCGCGCAGGACGCCGCGCGCGTGCCGTACCGGATCACCGGCCTGCCGCCGTCGCAGGCCAACCCGATCGCGCGCGTGCTGCTCGACTGGCTCGCGCTGCCCGAGCGCGAGGTGGGCGCGCCGGAGCTGGTGGAATGGCTGCGCGTGGACGCCGTGGCCGCGCGCTACGGCATCGACGCGGCCGCGCTCGAAACGGTGCAGACCTGGCTCGCCGCGGCCGGCGCGCGGCGCGGACTGGCGGCCGCCGCGCGCGAACCCGACGGCGCGGCGGCGCCGGGCGTCCGCGCGTCGCGCCACACCTTCGCCGACGCGCTGGCGCGGCTGTTCCTCGGCTACGCGATGCCCGACGGCGCCGCGCCGGTGGGGGCTTATCTGCCGGTGGACGGCCCCGAGGGCGGCGAGGCGGAACTGCTCGGGCGCCTCGCGCGCTTCACCGACGATCTCGACTGGTTCGCCGGGCGCATTGCCGGCGAGGCCACGCCGGAGGCCTGGAGCGAGATCTTCGCCGATGCGCTGGCGCGCTTCTTCGATTCGGGCGCGCCCTATGCCGACGCGCTGTCGGACGTGCGCGACGCGCTCGACGCGCTGCTTGCCGCGGTGCGCGAGGGCGCGCCGGCGCTGCCGATGCCGGCCGCCGTGGTGCGCGCCGGGCTCGCGGCCGAGCTCGACGATCCGGCGCGCGGCGGGGTGCCGTGGGGCGGCGTGACGTTCTCGTCGCTGACCAGCCTGCGCGGGCTGCCGTATCGCGTGGTCTGTCTGGTCGGCATGGACGACGGCGTGCTGCCGAGCCTCGCGCGCGCCGACGAGTTCGACCTGATGGCGGTATACGCGAAGCTCGGCGACCGCCAGCGCCGCGACGACGAGCGCAACCTGTTCCTCGACCTGCTGCTGGCCGCGCGCGACCGGCTCGTGATCACCTATACGGGCCGCAGCATTCGCGACAACGCGCCGTTGCCGCCCGCCGCGCTGGTCGACGAGCTGCTCGATCATGTGGCGATGGTCGCGGCCGGCCCGGACGCGTCGCCGGCCGCGATCGAGGCGGCGCGGCGCGGCTTCGTCGTCGAGCATCCGCTGCAGCCGTTCTCGGCCGATTACTTCGCCGCGGGCGGCGCGCTCTATTCCTACGACGCCGGGCGCGCCGAGCTGGCGGCCCGGCTCGCGCGCGGCACGATGCAGGCGGCGGCGCCGTTCTTCGCCGCGCCGCTGCCGCCCGAGCCCGACGCGCCGCTGGCGTTCGGCGACTTCGAGCGCTTCTGGCGGCATCCGGCGCGCGCGCTGCTGCGCGAGCGGCTCGGCGTGGTGCTGACCGACGCGCAGGCCGAGCTGATCGACACCGAGCCGTTCGCGCTCGACTACGCGGGCAGCGATGCGCTGGCCGCGCGCGTGCTGCCGATGTTCGTCGAGACCGACGGCGCGAGCGTGGCCGAGCTGGCGCGGCGCGTGGCCGACGCGAGCCCCGAGCTGCCGGGCGGCGCGACCGGCACGGTGTGGCGTGAGCAGGCGCTCGGCGCGCTCGAGCGGCTCGCCGCGAACGTGCGGCGCGCGCTGGCGGGCGGCGCCGAGCGCCGCGCGTTCGCGCTCGAGGTGCGGCCGGCGTGGCCCGCCGGCGAGACCTGGTTCGGCCGGTTCGACGCCGAGCTCGCCGCCGACGCCGTGCGCGCGCCGCTCTTGCTGCACGGCACGCTGAACCGGCTCACGCCGGCCGGGCAGGTCATCTATCGCCATGCGCGGCCCGGCGCGCGCGATCATCTGTCGGCCTGGCTCGCCCATCTCGTCTATTGCGCGATCGAGCCGGGCGGGCCGCGCCGCACGCTCTGGCTCGGCAGCGGCGACGGCTTCGAGCTCGCGCCGGTGGCCGACCCGCTCGCGCATCTGGCGCCGCTCGCCGCGCTGTTTCGCGCCGGCCGGCGCATGCCGCTCGCCTTCTTCCCGAAGAGCGCCTGGGCGTTGGTGTCGGGCGGCGAGGCCAAGGCCGCGGGCGTCTGGATCAACGAGCGCGTCGCGAGCGAGGCCGACGACGCGGCGCTCGCGATCGCCTGGCGCGGCGCGAAGCTCTCGCTCGACGCGCCGTTCCCGGCGCTCGCGCGCCTGGTGTTCGATCCGCTCGTCGCGCATCTGCGGAGCGCGGCATGA